TCCGCCGCCATCATAATCCCAGTATCCACGGAATGTCTGATGCACACGGTGTTCGCTATATGGTTTGTAGGGAGCAGGGCCGAGCCACATGTCATAATCCAGTTCCGCCGGTACCGGCATGGGCTGATTATCTGTTTTTCCCACCCAGTAAAATTTCCAGTCAAAGCCCGTATGTTTGCTCACGGTAACTTTCAAAGGCCATCCAAGCAACCCGCTCTGAACCAATTTTTTAATTGGCTTTACGGTCGTTTTCATGCCATAGAAATTATCCTCAAAACGGAACCAGGTATTCAGACGGAAAATTCTTCCGTGCTGCTGAACTGCTTCCACCAAACGTTTTCCTTCACCGATCGTTCTTGTCATCGGTTTTTCACACCAGACATCTTTTCCGGCGCGGGCTGCATCAGCGGCAATGATTCCATGCCAGTGTGGAGGCGTTGCCACGTGCACAATATCGACTTCCGGTAATTGAATTAATTCACGATAGTCGGAAAAAGTCTTAACGCCTTTATCCACAAGATCTACCGCTTTTTGAAGATGGGTTTTATCAACATCACATAGGGCAACAACCTTGGTTCCGGCATACGGAATATGGCCGCGGCCCATGGAACCGACGCCCACAATTGCTTTTGTAAGCTGGTCGCTTGGTGCAATAAAACCTTTACCCAGTACGTGACGGGGCACAATTGAAAATGTGGCGAGCGTCGCCAGCGAACCTTTGATAAAGTTACGCCTGGACGAAGAAGTGCCTTTCTTTTCTTTCATTAGTTAAGGGATAATTTAGGAATTGAAAAGTTTAGGATCGTAAATAATATTATTAAATACGTGTGAAATTATGACATTATTTATAATGGAACAAAAGGAGATGACTTATTCTAAGTTTTATTTCAGTTTAACTTCTTATGCCACAATAATTTGGTAAAATTAATTAACGGCAATTTTTCAAACTGTTGAAAGTTTATAGTACGGAATAATATAAAAGCTGCAATCCGGATATGAATTGCAGCTATATAAAATGAATTTGCAAAAAGATCCAACCTATTTTTTCAATTCCTCAGACAGATTATCCACAAAACTTTTTTGTGCCGCCACTTTTTCAACATCTTCTGTTTTTCTTGGTGCAGCGGAGGACAAGATTTCATATTTATCTTTTTTGATCAAAACATCATCTTCAATTCTTACCGCTATTCCCCACCATTTTTTATCACAATTGCTGCCCTCCGGAATATAAATTCCAGGCTCTACGGTAATGATCATATTTTCAAGCAGCTTGTCATAAATGCCTTTGTCATGTACATCCAATCCAAGGAAATGTGAACAACCATGCGGGAAGTAGGTCCGGCTTTCCGATTCATCTTTCAAAATACCCAGTTTTACCAATCCTTTTGCTACCACATCACGGGCTGTTTTTTCAATTTCCTGAAAAGATGTTCCCTCTTTGCAAATTTTAAAAACCGCCTCCTGTGCGTCAATAACGATATCATAAATCTGTTTTTGTTCCGGAGTGAATTTGCCGTTTGAAGGAAAAGTTCTGGTGATATCAGCAGAATAGCCGTGGTATTCCGCGCCAATATCCATCAGTATCATTTTGTTATTCCCAACACTGGTTGCATTGTTTTCAATATAATGCAGCACACAGCCATTGGCACCGGCTCCGGCGATAGACGGGTATCCGACATATTCAGCACCCAGTTTTTTATGAATAAATTCCTGAACTCCCTGCAATTCAAGTTCCGACATATCAGGCTTAATCGCTTTCATAGCTTCCCGATGCGCCAGAGCAGATATTTCTACTGTTTTTCTCATCAAAACCAGTTCTTCGGCAGTTTTAATTTGTCTTAATTGTTTGGTGTAAAGACTGTAAAGCGCAGGATTATATTTCATTGCATCCATTTCTGCCAACAGCTTCGTCACTTCTGTTGAATCTTTTACCTGTATGATTTTGGTAACAAGCGAATTATTTTTGTACCGTTCGTTTTTGTCAGCCAACGCCTGGTAATAAGAAGTAAGTCTTGGGACAGAAGCTAGTAATTTAGGATATTGTCTAAGCGACATTAAATCGCCAAGTACTTCATCGTCAAAATCTTCCGGCATTGCCGTTTTCTTTTTGAATGTTTTTACCAAATCGTAAATGTCATCCGACTGGTTAAGTTTATCAGCAATATCCTGTGGGAATTCAAAAATGATTTTATCAAATTTTGAAAGATCAGGTGCATAACGCCCGAAGTCTTCGGCATTATAAACATGGGAAAAACCTGCGGCTTTCACACCTTCAATACCAAGACGTTTTCCAGTCCATTGCTCTCTCTGCGCATCTTTTTTCTGAACAAAAAACAATTCGTTGTAAGACCTATTGGCGGAATCTTTCTGGTTGTCTTTAAAAATCAGCAATACAGCATTCGGCTCGTTGTATCCGCTGAAATAATACAGATCAGGATTTGGGTGATATTTATAATCTACATCATTGGAAAAATTCCTGACCGGATAGGCGAAAATCGCCATTACTGAATTGGGAGGAAGCAATTGTCGGAGTGCTTCACGTCTTCCTTTGTGGAAATCCTTTGTAAGATAATCCGTGGGCACAGGAATTTGTGCGAAGCCGATTGTGGCCCAAAAGGATAAGAGCAAAGTGGCCAGTTTCGCTTTAATCAGAATATTTTTTGTTGAGATATCTTTCAATTTTCGGGTATATTTATATTTAATGAATTGATTGCCAAATTATTATATCAAACTTTTCACTCACAATGTTATATTAATCCGATATTTGACAGAATCGAAAGTACATAATTGTTTTCTTTTTTCATTTTTTATCGACTATCGGGTTGATCACCAGCAACTTTATTCATTATGGGAAATTTGAAATCAATCTCGGATATAGACTTTCACAATTTGATCAAACCTGAATATTTCCCGTCTCCGGATGCCTGGGAAGATCAGGTTTTATATTTTTTACTGCTCGATCGCTTTTCGGATAATAAAGAAAAAGGTTTTCTTGATAATGAGGGAAACATCATAGGCACCGGAAATACTGCAAAATATTTGCCTGTGGATTTTGAAAATGCAATTCAAACAGATCCGGAAGCGGCAACATGGAGAGAAGCCGGACAAAAGTTTGTCGGAGGAAATCTTGTTGGTTTGAAAAGTAAAATCGGTTATCTGAAACGGCTCGGAATTTCTGCGATCTGGATCAGTCCGGTCTTTAAACAAGTGGCATCGCAGGAAACTTATCACGGTTATGGCATTCAGGATTTTCTGGATATTGAACCAAGATTTGGCACAACGCAGGACCTTATTGATGTGGTAAAAACAGCGCATGAACATGGAATTTATGTAATCCTTGATATTATTTTAAATCACAGCGGTGATGTTTTTGGTTATATAAACGGTCAGCCGGATTATCAAAATGGTAAAACTTTCCCGGTAGAAGGATTTAGAAATGCTGCCGGAACTCCTGATTTACCGCTTGGTTTAGTTGGTGATGACAAATATCCGGATGCCGCGATTTGGCCAAAAGAACTGCAAACCGCTGACGCATTTACGCAAAAAGGAAAAATAATTCATTGGGATGATAGTCCGGAATTTCTGGAAGGTGATTTTGAAGTACTGAAAGATTTGCACCACGGCTCTGGTACTGTTGATAATTATAGTCCATCCGATACGCTGATTGCTTTAACCAAAGCATATAAATACTGGATCGCGCTAACCGATATTGATGGTTTCCGGATTGATACCGTAAAACATATGGATCCCGGTGCGACGAGATATTTTGCATCTGTGATCAAAGAATTTACAATGACGATTGGGAAGGAAAATTTTTACCTGATCGGAGAAATAACCGGTGGGCGCCAGAGAGCTTTTGATACTTTGGAAATTACCGGTTTAAATGCTGCGCTCGGTATTGATGATATTCCCGATAAAATGGAATACCTGGTAAAAGGTTACCGGAATCCTGCTGATTATTTTAATCTTTTCAGAAACTCGGAACTTGTTCATAAAGAATCACATATCTGGTTCCGGAATAAAGTTGTGACACTTTTTGATGATCATGATCAGGTGAGGAAAGGTGATAATAAGGCACGTTTCTGTGCAAATGATTCCGGTGCTTTATCGCTTATCGCCGTTGTTGGTTTAAATCTTACTTCACTTGGTATTCCCTGCATTTATTATGGCACGGAACAAGGTTTTGACGGAAAAGGTGGAAATGATCGTTACATCAGGGAATCCATGTTTGGTGGAGATTTTGGCGCTTTCCGGAGTAAGCATGCACATTTTTTCGATGAAGAAAATCCCAGGTTTCCTGAAATTGCTAAGATTGCAGCGATAAGAAAAGAACATTTTGCACTGAGAAGAGGCCGTCAATATTTAAGACAGATTTCTGGGAACGGAACAGAATTTGGATATCCTGTTTTAATGGGCGACCGGATGACGACCATTGTGGCATGGTCAAGAATTTGTGATGAGGAAGAGATTTTGTGCGCATTTAATACCGATCAGGAAAATGAAACCATCGCTTACGTCACAATTGACGAAAGTTTGCATGAAATCGATTCTAATCTGAAATGTTTATACGCTTCCGCCCCGAGTCCGGCCCAGGTTAATGTTGAAACAAGAAATGGCAAGGCTGTTCGCCTCACCATTCCTCCTGCCGGTTTTGTAATTTATGGTTGACCAAAGTCTTTCAATAAGTTAGTTTGAAAACTTTTGCCAGTGCCAGGGAAACATAATAGTAAGTTTTGTCGCCGGTTCTTTCCAAATCTGTTGGCATCATTAACCCACCTGCGATCGTAGTTCCGTCACCACTTTGAATTTGTCCTGTAAAAGGAACAAAATTCGGAGGTGTTGTTGTCAAAGAAAATTCGGCGAAAGAGACAACAAGTGGTTTATTCCCGGGTGTAAGAACAATGTCGACCAAAGTCGTAAATTTTTCTCCGTAAGGTTTTATAACTCCGCCTGTACTAACCTCTTTAATTGTAGCCAATCCCTTAATAAAAGGTCCCCCGCTAAGCGAAGTAACAAGGAATTTTGATCCATCATAAACAATGCCGGTTGGTACAAAATCGATGGTGTCAGTTGGCGTGTAATAGGGATCAAACTCAGCAAAAATGCTAAGTGACTTATCAGCAGCACGATGAACGATGGCATTAGCAGCTGCATCGGTAATATAGAGATCGCCTTCCGGCCCCCAGGTCATATTAAATAAATTAGATTCATTTTTAGGGATTTTAAATTTGGAACCCAAAACAAATGCACCGATGGGTTCAGAAATCAATGTTGAGGCATCAATAGCAGGATCTGTTCCGGGTTTAAATTTGGAAACATCAGCAATGAATAATTTCCCATCTGGCCCATGTAAAATGTAAAGCTTTCCGTCTTTATATGTTAAGTGAGTCAATCCGCTTGGTGCTTTTTCAGGACTGATAACGGAATTAAAACCAATAATGCCAGGGTAAACTTTTCCATCGGGCGTAATCACAGAAATTTTGCCGGTTTTTCCCGAACCGTCTCCCTGCTCTGTTATCCACAAATTATTATTTGCATCATGTGTAATTCCAAGTGGAGCGGCAAATCCGCCGGCAACTTCATCGGATTTAAATTGTGTCGGTTCCTGAAAAAAGTCGTGATCCGTACAGCTTGCGACAACGAAGGCCAACAGAAATAAATTACGTAGAAATGGTAAGGTTTTCATAAGATTTCAACTTAAAGGTGATTTGTTGTAAAACAGTTAATTAAGTTTATAATCAGGAGGGGTTGACAAAAGTGATTTACGGAAGACCGTGCAGATAGGTATAAATTGCATTCAATTCTTCATTTGTATAGTTGAAAGCTTTCCAGGGCATTGCCGGATTTAACTGCTTTCCATTAGGTTTTTTGCCAGTTTGAAGTGTTGTCACAAAACCTTCGGAAGTCCATTTTCCTAAATTTCCGGTTGAGCTGATGTCCGGAATAGGTGGTTCGTTTGGTCCGTGTGCTTCTCCTCCCTTGAAATTTTCTCCGTGACAACCTGTACAGGTAATGGCCAGATATTTTCCGTATTCAGGTGTGACGGAAACCGCAACAGCATCAACAGGAACGGCATTGTGATCTATCTTTTCGGCTGGCAAAAGTGGAAATTGATCAAAAAATGTGAGAATTCTGCCGAGGGGTTTTAAGGATTTGATCCTGTTTTCTTTATCAACTGGCGGACGGGTTTTGACGTAACTTATCAATGAAGCCATATCCTGATTTGAAATCTCATATATTTCATGAGATGGCATAAACCAAAGTGCGCGGTTATCTTTACCAAGTCCATGACGCAAAGCCCTGATCCAATCCATATCACTATAATTTATTCCTCCTTTTCCACTTGTAATGTTGGTGCTATATAAAATTCCAACAGGAGACGTATCATCTGCGAAGGCAATTCCACCGGAAAAATCTGTTCCGTGACAACCGGTACATGCCCGAATCTCAGCCAAATGTTTGCCTTTTGCCAAAGAAATACTGTCCGTAGGAATGGCCAAATTCTGCACTTTTACTTCATAAACTTTATTCACCCGCGACTCCACATTAAAGTAGATATAGGTGTAAAAAACCAGAAGAAAAACAAGAAGTCCGCCAATGATAATGCCAGTCCGTTTCAGAATTTTAGTGATCATAACAAAAGGAGAAATGCAAATTAACAGATCTGAAACTTCCAGTCAATTTTTCGCAGGAAGAGATCAGATGTAATTTTCTAACAGATTTTTACATTGTCGAAATATAAAAATCCGATTGATAATCAGTCAAGTAAATATTATTTAGCGGTTTGTTTTATGAGTTAACGGTAACAAATTGTTTGACCAAAAATTGAACTATTGGGCGCCAACGAAGAAACCCGGTCATTCTCAACAAAGAGATGTAACCGGGTTTCTGAAAAAAACTTTTTAATGTTATGCTTCTACAAAGGGATATTTCCGTGTTTTTTTCTTGGCAGTGTGGCAACTTTATTTTCCAGCATACTAAAAGCACGGATGAGTTTTTCTCTGGTTTGTTCCGGGTAAATTACCTCGTCGATATAACCGCGGTGCGCTGCGCGGTAAGGGTTTGCAAACTTTTTAGTATAGGTATCGATTTTCTCATGCAATTTTTGAGCCGGATTTTCAGATTCTGCAATTTCCCTTTTGAAAATAATTTCAGCAGCACCGCTTGCGCCCATCACGGCGATTTCCGCGGTCGGCCAGGCATAATTCATATCGGCTCCAATGTGTTTTGAATTCATAACATCATAGGCACCACCATATGCTTTGCGGGTGATCACTGTGATACGCGGAACCGTAGCTTCGCAAAATGCAAATAACAGTTTTGCACCATTTGTGATTATTCCGTTCCATTCCTGATCAGTACCAGGCAAAAATCCGGGAACATCTTCCAATACAAGTAACGGGATATTAAAACAATCACAAAAACGTACAAAACGCGCTGCTTTCTGACTTGCGTTTATATCAAGGACACCGGCCAAAACAGCTGGCTGATTCGCTACAATT
The nucleotide sequence above comes from Dyadobacter subterraneus. Encoded proteins:
- a CDS encoding Gfo/Idh/MocA family oxidoreductase, producing MKEKKGTSSSRRNFIKGSLATLATFSIVPRHVLGKGFIAPSDQLTKAIVGVGSMGRGHIPYAGTKVVALCDVDKTHLQKAVDLVDKGVKTFSDYRELIQLPEVDIVHVATPPHWHGIIAADAARAGKDVWCEKPMTRTIGEGKRLVEAVQQHGRIFRLNTWFRFEDNFYGMKTTVKPIKKLVQSGLLGWPLKVTVSKHTGFDWKFYWVGKTDNQPMPVPAELDYDMWLGPAPYKPYSEHRVHQTFRGYWDYDGGGLGDMGQHYIDPIQYFLGKDDTSPVSVEVDAPQQHTEAVGTWRRITYTYADGCQIILDGEGKDENVAYIEGPKGKLYPNFKSDIQDLEKKLAAFPDPEPQVTNFVDAVKSRQKFALNEENGHRSCTIVNMGLIALRLGRSLKFDPIKQEFIDDEGANRLIDQPMRGPWTM
- a CDS encoding aminopeptidase P family protein, which codes for MKDISTKNILIKAKLATLLLSFWATIGFAQIPVPTDYLTKDFHKGRREALRQLLPPNSVMAIFAYPVRNFSNDVDYKYHPNPDLYYFSGYNEPNAVLLIFKDNQKDSANRSYNELFFVQKKDAQREQWTGKRLGIEGVKAAGFSHVYNAEDFGRYAPDLSKFDKIIFEFPQDIADKLNQSDDIYDLVKTFKKKTAMPEDFDDEVLGDLMSLRQYPKLLASVPRLTSYYQALADKNERYKNNSLVTKIIQVKDSTEVTKLLAEMDAMKYNPALYSLYTKQLRQIKTAEELVLMRKTVEISALAHREAMKAIKPDMSELELQGVQEFIHKKLGAEYVGYPSIAGAGANGCVLHYIENNATSVGNNKMILMDIGAEYHGYSADITRTFPSNGKFTPEQKQIYDIVIDAQEAVFKICKEGTSFQEIEKTARDVVAKGLVKLGILKDESESRTYFPHGCSHFLGLDVHDKGIYDKLLENMIITVEPGIYIPEGSNCDKKWWGIAVRIEDDVLIKKDKYEILSSAAPRKTEDVEKVAAQKSFVDNLSEELKK
- a CDS encoding alpha-amylase family glycosyl hydrolase, with protein sequence MGNLKSISDIDFHNLIKPEYFPSPDAWEDQVLYFLLLDRFSDNKEKGFLDNEGNIIGTGNTAKYLPVDFENAIQTDPEAATWREAGQKFVGGNLVGLKSKIGYLKRLGISAIWISPVFKQVASQETYHGYGIQDFLDIEPRFGTTQDLIDVVKTAHEHGIYVILDIILNHSGDVFGYINGQPDYQNGKTFPVEGFRNAAGTPDLPLGLVGDDKYPDAAIWPKELQTADAFTQKGKIIHWDDSPEFLEGDFEVLKDLHHGSGTVDNYSPSDTLIALTKAYKYWIALTDIDGFRIDTVKHMDPGATRYFASVIKEFTMTIGKENFYLIGEITGGRQRAFDTLEITGLNAALGIDDIPDKMEYLVKGYRNPADYFNLFRNSELVHKESHIWFRNKVVTLFDDHDQVRKGDNKARFCANDSGALSLIAVVGLNLTSLGIPCIYYGTEQGFDGKGGNDRYIRESMFGGDFGAFRSKHAHFFDEENPRFPEIAKIAAIRKEHFALRRGRQYLRQISGNGTEFGYPVLMGDRMTTIVAWSRICDEEEILCAFNTDQENETIAYVTIDESLHEIDSNLKCLYASAPSPAQVNVETRNGKAVRLTIPPAGFVIYG
- a CDS encoding ScyD/ScyE family protein, translating into MKTLPFLRNLFLLAFVVASCTDHDFFQEPTQFKSDEVAGGFAAPLGITHDANNNLWITEQGDGSGKTGKISVITPDGKVYPGIIGFNSVISPEKAPSGLTHLTYKDGKLYILHGPDGKLFIADVSKFKPGTDPAIDASTLISEPIGAFVLGSKFKIPKNESNLFNMTWGPEGDLYITDAAANAIVHRAADKSLSIFAEFDPYYTPTDTIDFVPTGIVYDGSKFLVTSLSGGPFIKGLATIKEVSTGGVIKPYGEKFTTLVDIVLTPGNKPLVVSFAEFSLTTTPPNFVPFTGQIQSGDGTTIAGGLMMPTDLERTGDKTYYYVSLALAKVFKLTY
- a CDS encoding cytochrome c, whose product is MITKILKRTGIIIGGLLVFLLVFYTYIYFNVESRVNKVYEVKVQNLAIPTDSISLAKGKHLAEIRACTGCHGTDFSGGIAFADDTSPVGILYSTNITSGKGGINYSDMDWIRALRHGLGKDNRALWFMPSHEIYEISNQDMASLISYVKTRPPVDKENRIKSLKPLGRILTFFDQFPLLPAEKIDHNAVPVDAVAVSVTPEYGKYLAITCTGCHGENFKGGEAHGPNEPPIPDISSTGNLGKWTSEGFVTTLQTGKKPNGKQLNPAMPWKAFNYTNEELNAIYTYLHGLP